One Clarias gariepinus isolate MV-2021 ecotype Netherlands chromosome 18, CGAR_prim_01v2, whole genome shotgun sequence genomic window carries:
- the LOC128507039 gene encoding solute carrier family 2, facilitated glucose transporter member 9-like yields MAEKVLTKSGGKISGDLTTTLLAAALLSSLGSSMLYGYNLAVVNSPAQYIKDFYNRTAARRNGSGLSTDSITVFYSITVSIFAIGGLVGSLTVGMLVTKFGRYCTMLKSTFLVFVAGGLMGLSRHIGVPEMIIIGRFITGIHSGISLSVVPMFLEDIAPKNLRGFLGLVPSIFICIGVFIAQIFGLNKVLGKEQHWPLLLSLMVVPTFIQLMLLPWFPYLLIEKHNIHATLNGSEDPAES; encoded by the exons ATGGCCGAGAAAGTTTTAACCAAGTCAGGGGGGAAAATAAGTGGG GATTTAACCACAACCCTCCTAGCAGCAGCACTGCTTTCATCTTTGGGAAGCTCCATGCTTTATGGCTATAACCTGGCTGTAGTCAATTCTCCTGCTCAG TACATTAAGGACTTTTATAACCGCACTGCAGCAAGGCGCAATGGGAGCGGTCTGAGCACTGACAGCATCACCGTGTTTTACTCCATTACCGTGTCCATTTTCGCCATTGGTGGACTGGTAGGCTCGCTTACTGTGGGAATGCTAGTCACCAAATTTGGAAGGTACTGCAC TATGTTAAAGAGTACATTCCTAGTGTTTGTAGCTGGTGGACTGATGGGCTTGAGTAGGCATATTGGCGTTCCTGAGATGATCATCATCGGACGCTTTATCACGGGAATACATTCAG GTATCTCACTTAGTGTTGTGCCTATGTTCCTGGAAGACATTGCTCCAAAGAACCTCCGGGGTTTCCTTGGCCTTGTGCCTAGCATCTTCATCTGTATTGGAGTTTTCATTGCTCAAATTTTTGGACTTAATAAAGTCTTGGGAAAG GAACAGCACTGgcctcttttgctctctctaaTGGTGGTCCCAACCTTTATTCAACTAATGCTACTGCCGTGGTTTCCTTACTTGCTGATTGAAAAACACAACATTCATGCCACTCTGAATG